The Bacteroidales bacterium genome has a window encoding:
- a CDS encoding antibiotic biosynthesis monooxygenase, whose translation MKKIIFTGLAGLMVLVLFSGSSVGSDPERECSFDKDSMVVVMRFEIKVKPESVAFLKQSFDACKTEVLAKEPGCLDYSMFQSYNDSTIFCITETWATKGDHNAHMQLEHTKKHIAETRDIRDTSFRSGTNYTYWICPGANER comes from the coding sequence ATGAAGAAAATTATTTTTACAGGCCTGGCCGGACTAATGGTCCTGGTGCTGTTCTCGGGCAGTTCTGTGGGCAGCGACCCGGAAAGAGAATGTTCCTTTGACAAGGATTCCATGGTGGTTGTCATGAGGTTTGAAATTAAGGTGAAACCGGAGAGTGTGGCATTCCTGAAACAATCCTTTGATGCCTGCAAGACAGAAGTACTGGCAAAAGAGCCCGGTTGCCTCGATTATTCCATGTTCCAGTCCTACAATGACAGTACGATCTTTTGCATTACGGAAACCTGGGCCACCAAAGGAGATCACAATGCCCACATGCAGCTGGAGCATACTAAAAAACACATTGCGGAAACCAGGGACATCCGGGATACTTCCTTCAGATCTGGCACAAATTATACCTACTGGATCTGCCCGGGAGCCAATGAACGATAG